One genomic segment of Homo sapiens chromosome 14, GRCh38.p14 Primary Assembly includes these proteins:
- the METTL3 gene encoding N(6)-adenosine-methyltransferase catalytic subunit METTL3 isoform X3, with protein MKASDADRPCRKLHFRRIINKHTDESLGDCSFLNTCFHMDTCKYVHYEIDACMDSEAPGSKDHTPSQELALTQSVGGDSSADRLFPPQWICCDIRYLDVSILGKFAVVMADPPWDIHMELPYGTLTDDEMRRLNIPVLQDDGFLFLWVTGRAMELGRECLNLWGYERVDEIIWVKTNQLQRIIRTGRTGHWLNHGKEHCLVGVKGNPQGFNQGLDCDVIVAEVRSTSHKPDEIYGMIERLSPGTRKIELFGRPHNVQPNWITLGNQLDGIHLLDPDVVARFKQRYPDGIISKPKNL; from the exons ATGAAAGCCAGTGATGCTGATCGACCCTGTCGCAAGCTGCACTTCAG ACGAATTATCAATAAACACACTGATGAGTCTTTAGGTGACTGCTCTTTCCTTAATACATGTTTCCACATGGATACCTGCAAGTATGTTCACTATGAAATTGATGCTTGCATGGATTCTGAGGCCCCTGGCAGCAAAGACCACACGCCAAGCCAGGAGCTTGCTCTTACACAGAGTGTCGGAGGTGATTCCAGTGCAGACCGACTCTTCCCACCTCAG TGGATCTGTTGTGATATCCGCTACCTGGACGTCAGTATCTTGGGCAAGTTTGCAGTTGTGATGGCTGACCCACCCTGGGATATTCACATGGAACTGCCCTATGGGACCCTGACAGATGATGAGATGCGCAGGCTCAACATACCCGTACTACAGGATGATGGCTTTCTCTTCCTCTGGGTCACAGGCAG GGCCATGGAGTTGGGGAGAGAATGTCTAAACCTCTGGGG GTATGAACGGGTAGATGAAATTATTTGGGTGAAGACAAATCAACTGCAACGCATCATTCGGACAGGCCGTACAGGTCACTGGTTGAACCATGGGAAGGAACACTGCTTG GTTGGTGTCAAAGGAAATCCCCAAGGCTTCAACCAGGGTCTGGATTGTGATGTGATCGTAGCTGAG GTTCGTTCCACCAGTCATAAACCAGATGAAATCTATGGCATGATTGAAAGACTATCTCCTGGCACTCGCAAGATTGAGTTATTTGGACGACCACACAATGTGCAACCCAACTG GATCACCCTTGGAAACCAACTGGATGGGATCCACCTACTAGACCCAGATGTGGTTGCACGGTTCAAGCAAAGGTACCCAGATGGTATCATCTCTAAACCTAAGAATTTATAG
- the METTL3 gene encoding N(6)-adenosine-methyltransferase catalytic subunit METTL3 gives MSDTWSSIQAHKKQLDSLRERLQRRRKQDSGHLDLRNPEAALSPTFRSDSPVPTAPTSGGPKPSTASAVPELATDPELEKKLLHHLSDLALTLPTDAVSICLAISTPDAPATQDGVESLLQKFAAQELIEVKRGLLQDDAHPTLVTYADHSKLSAMMGAVAEKKGPGEVAGTVTGQKRRAEQDSTTVAAFASSLVSGLNSSASEPAKEPAKKSRKHAASDVDLEIESLLNQQSTKEQQSKKVSQEILELLNTTTAKEQSIVEKFRSRGRAQVQEFCDYGTKEECMKASDADRPCRKLHFRRIINKHTDESLGDCSFLNTCFHMDTCKYVHYEIDACMDSEAPGSKDHTPSQELALTQSVGGDSSADRLFPPQWICCDIRYLDVSILGKFAVVMADPPWDIHMELPYGTLTDDEMRRLNIPVLQDDGFLFLWVTGRAMELGRECLNLWGYERVDEIIWVKTNQLQRIIRTGRTGHWLNHGKEHCLVGVKGNPQGFNQGLDCDVIVAEVRSTSHKPDEIYGMIERLSPGTRKIELFGRPHNVQPNWITLGNQLDGIHLLDPDVVARFKQRYPDGIISKPKNL, from the exons ATGTCGGACACGTGGAGCTCTATCCAGGCCCACAAGAAGCAGCTGGACTCTCTGCGGGAGAGGCTGCAGCGGAGGCGGAAGCAGGACTCGGGGCACTTGG ATCTACGGAATCCAGAGGCAGCATTGTCTCCAACCTTCCGTAGTGACAGCCCAGTGCCTACTGCACCCACCTCTGGTGGCCCTAAGCCCAGCACAGCTTCAGCAGTTCCTGAATTAGCTACAGATCCTGAGTTAGAGAAGAAGTTGCTACACCACCTCTCTGATCTGGCCTTAACATTGCCCACTGATGCTGTGTCCATCTGTCTTGCCATCTCCACG CCAGATGCTCCTGCCACTCAAGATGGGGTAGAAAGCCTCCTGCAGAAGTTTGCAGCTCAGGAGTTGATTGAGGTAAAGCGAGGTCTCCTACAAGATGATGCACATCCTACTCTTGTAACCTATGCTGACCATTCCAAGCTCTCTGCCATGATGGGTGCTGTGGCAGAAAAGAAGGGCCCTGGGGAGGTAGCAGGGACTGTCACAGGGCAGAAGCGGCGTGCAGAACAGGACTCGACTACAGTAGCTGCCTTTGCCAGTTCGTTAGTCTCTGGTCTGAACTCTTCAGCATCGGAACCAGCAAAGGAGCCAGCCAAGAAATCAAGGAAACATGCTGCCTCAGATGTTGATCTGGAGATAGAGAGCCTTCTGAACCAACAGTCCACTAAggaacaacagagcaagaag GTCAGTCAGGAGATCCTAGAGCTATTAAATACTACAACAGCCAAGGAACAATCCATTGTTGAAAAATTTCGCTCTCGAGGTCGGGCCCAAGTGCAAGAATTCTGTGACTATGGAACCAAGGAGGAGTGCATGAAAGCCAGTGATGCTGATCGACCCTGTCGCAAGCTGCACTTCAG ACGAATTATCAATAAACACACTGATGAGTCTTTAGGTGACTGCTCTTTCCTTAATACATGTTTCCACATGGATACCTGCAAGTATGTTCACTATGAAATTGATGCTTGCATGGATTCTGAGGCCCCTGGCAGCAAAGACCACACGCCAAGCCAGGAGCTTGCTCTTACACAGAGTGTCGGAGGTGATTCCAGTGCAGACCGACTCTTCCCACCTCAG TGGATCTGTTGTGATATCCGCTACCTGGACGTCAGTATCTTGGGCAAGTTTGCAGTTGTGATGGCTGACCCACCCTGGGATATTCACATGGAACTGCCCTATGGGACCCTGACAGATGATGAGATGCGCAGGCTCAACATACCCGTACTACAGGATGATGGCTTTCTCTTCCTCTGGGTCACAGGCAG GGCCATGGAGTTGGGGAGAGAATGTCTAAACCTCTGGGG GTATGAACGGGTAGATGAAATTATTTGGGTGAAGACAAATCAACTGCAACGCATCATTCGGACAGGCCGTACAGGTCACTGGTTGAACCATGGGAAGGAACACTGCTTG GTTGGTGTCAAAGGAAATCCCCAAGGCTTCAACCAGGGTCTGGATTGTGATGTGATCGTAGCTGAG GTTCGTTCCACCAGTCATAAACCAGATGAAATCTATGGCATGATTGAAAGACTATCTCCTGGCACTCGCAAGATTGAGTTATTTGGACGACCACACAATGTGCAACCCAACTG GATCACCCTTGGAAACCAACTGGATGGGATCCACCTACTAGACCCAGATGTGGTTGCACGGTTCAAGCAAAGGTACCCAGATGGTATCATCTCTAAACCTAAGAATTTATAG
- the METTL3 gene encoding N(6)-adenosine-methyltransferase catalytic subunit METTL3 isoform X1, with protein sequence MSDTWSSIQAHKKQLDSLRERLQRRRKQDSGHLDLRNPEAALSPTFRSDSPVPTAPTSGGPKPSTASAVPELATDPELEKKLLHHLSDLALTLPTDAVSICLAISTPDAPATQDGVESLLQKFAAQELIEVKRGLLQDDAHPTLVTYADHSKLSAMMGAVAEKKGPGEVAGTVTGQKRRAEQDSTTVAAFASSLVSGLNSSASEPAKEPAKKSRKHAASDVDLEIESLLNQQSTKEQQSKKVSQEILELLNTTTAKEQSIVEKFRSRGRAQVQEFCDYGTKEECMKASDADRPCRKLHFRRIINKHTDESLGDCSFLNTCFHMDTCKYVHYEIDACMDSEAPGSKDHTPSQELALTQSVGGDSSADRLFPPQWICCDIRYLDVSILGKFAVVMADPPWDIHMELPYGTLTDDEMRRLNIPVLQDDGFLFLWVTGRAMELGRECLNLWGYERVDEIIWVKTNQLQRIIRTGRTGHWLNHGKEHCLVRSTSHKPDEIYGMIERLSPGTRKIELFGRPHNVQPNWITLGNQLDGIHLLDPDVVARFKQRYPDGIISKPKNL encoded by the exons ATGTCGGACACGTGGAGCTCTATCCAGGCCCACAAGAAGCAGCTGGACTCTCTGCGGGAGAGGCTGCAGCGGAGGCGGAAGCAGGACTCGGGGCACTTGG ATCTACGGAATCCAGAGGCAGCATTGTCTCCAACCTTCCGTAGTGACAGCCCAGTGCCTACTGCACCCACCTCTGGTGGCCCTAAGCCCAGCACAGCTTCAGCAGTTCCTGAATTAGCTACAGATCCTGAGTTAGAGAAGAAGTTGCTACACCACCTCTCTGATCTGGCCTTAACATTGCCCACTGATGCTGTGTCCATCTGTCTTGCCATCTCCACG CCAGATGCTCCTGCCACTCAAGATGGGGTAGAAAGCCTCCTGCAGAAGTTTGCAGCTCAGGAGTTGATTGAGGTAAAGCGAGGTCTCCTACAAGATGATGCACATCCTACTCTTGTAACCTATGCTGACCATTCCAAGCTCTCTGCCATGATGGGTGCTGTGGCAGAAAAGAAGGGCCCTGGGGAGGTAGCAGGGACTGTCACAGGGCAGAAGCGGCGTGCAGAACAGGACTCGACTACAGTAGCTGCCTTTGCCAGTTCGTTAGTCTCTGGTCTGAACTCTTCAGCATCGGAACCAGCAAAGGAGCCAGCCAAGAAATCAAGGAAACATGCTGCCTCAGATGTTGATCTGGAGATAGAGAGCCTTCTGAACCAACAGTCCACTAAggaacaacagagcaagaag GTCAGTCAGGAGATCCTAGAGCTATTAAATACTACAACAGCCAAGGAACAATCCATTGTTGAAAAATTTCGCTCTCGAGGTCGGGCCCAAGTGCAAGAATTCTGTGACTATGGAACCAAGGAGGAGTGCATGAAAGCCAGTGATGCTGATCGACCCTGTCGCAAGCTGCACTTCAG ACGAATTATCAATAAACACACTGATGAGTCTTTAGGTGACTGCTCTTTCCTTAATACATGTTTCCACATGGATACCTGCAAGTATGTTCACTATGAAATTGATGCTTGCATGGATTCTGAGGCCCCTGGCAGCAAAGACCACACGCCAAGCCAGGAGCTTGCTCTTACACAGAGTGTCGGAGGTGATTCCAGTGCAGACCGACTCTTCCCACCTCAG TGGATCTGTTGTGATATCCGCTACCTGGACGTCAGTATCTTGGGCAAGTTTGCAGTTGTGATGGCTGACCCACCCTGGGATATTCACATGGAACTGCCCTATGGGACCCTGACAGATGATGAGATGCGCAGGCTCAACATACCCGTACTACAGGATGATGGCTTTCTCTTCCTCTGGGTCACAGGCAG GGCCATGGAGTTGGGGAGAGAATGTCTAAACCTCTGGGG GTATGAACGGGTAGATGAAATTATTTGGGTGAAGACAAATCAACTGCAACGCATCATTCGGACAGGCCGTACAGGTCACTGGTTGAACCATGGGAAGGAACACTGCTTG GTTCGTTCCACCAGTCATAAACCAGATGAAATCTATGGCATGATTGAAAGACTATCTCCTGGCACTCGCAAGATTGAGTTATTTGGACGACCACACAATGTGCAACCCAACTG GATCACCCTTGGAAACCAACTGGATGGGATCCACCTACTAGACCCAGATGTGGTTGCACGGTTCAAGCAAAGGTACCCAGATGGTATCATCTCTAAACCTAAGAATTTATAG
- the METTL3 gene encoding N(6)-adenosine-methyltransferase catalytic subunit METTL3 isoform X2 has protein sequence MSDTWSSIQAHKKQLDSLRERLQRRRKQDSGHLDLRNPEAALSPTFRSDSPVPTAPTSGGPKPSTASAVPELATDPELEKKLLHHLSDLALTLPTDAVSICLAISTPDAPATQDGVESLLQKFAAQELIEVKRGLLQDDAHPTLVTYADHSKLSAMMGAVAEKKGPGEVAGTVTGQKRRAEQDSTTVAAFASSLVSGLNSSASEPAKEPAKKSRKHAASDVDLEIESLLNQQSTKEQQSKKVSQEILELLNTTTAKEQSIVEKFRSRGRAQVQEFCDYGTKEECMKASDADRPCRKLHFRSLGRE, from the exons ATGTCGGACACGTGGAGCTCTATCCAGGCCCACAAGAAGCAGCTGGACTCTCTGCGGGAGAGGCTGCAGCGGAGGCGGAAGCAGGACTCGGGGCACTTGG ATCTACGGAATCCAGAGGCAGCATTGTCTCCAACCTTCCGTAGTGACAGCCCAGTGCCTACTGCACCCACCTCTGGTGGCCCTAAGCCCAGCACAGCTTCAGCAGTTCCTGAATTAGCTACAGATCCTGAGTTAGAGAAGAAGTTGCTACACCACCTCTCTGATCTGGCCTTAACATTGCCCACTGATGCTGTGTCCATCTGTCTTGCCATCTCCACG CCAGATGCTCCTGCCACTCAAGATGGGGTAGAAAGCCTCCTGCAGAAGTTTGCAGCTCAGGAGTTGATTGAGGTAAAGCGAGGTCTCCTACAAGATGATGCACATCCTACTCTTGTAACCTATGCTGACCATTCCAAGCTCTCTGCCATGATGGGTGCTGTGGCAGAAAAGAAGGGCCCTGGGGAGGTAGCAGGGACTGTCACAGGGCAGAAGCGGCGTGCAGAACAGGACTCGACTACAGTAGCTGCCTTTGCCAGTTCGTTAGTCTCTGGTCTGAACTCTTCAGCATCGGAACCAGCAAAGGAGCCAGCCAAGAAATCAAGGAAACATGCTGCCTCAGATGTTGATCTGGAGATAGAGAGCCTTCTGAACCAACAGTCCACTAAggaacaacagagcaagaag GTCAGTCAGGAGATCCTAGAGCTATTAAATACTACAACAGCCAAGGAACAATCCATTGTTGAAAAATTTCGCTCTCGAGGTCGGGCCCAAGTGCAAGAATTCTGTGACTATGGAACCAAGGAGGAGTGCATGAAAGCCAGTGATGCTGATCGACCCTGTCGCAAGCTGCACTTCAGGTCTCTTGGAAGGGAATGA